DNA from Roseimicrobium sp. ORNL1:
ACCGCACCCTCCTTCGGTTGCTGCAGTCTCTTCAAGAGGGCGGCACGCTGGCTCTTGGCTCCAGGTCCCATCTTTTTCTCGTCGAGGGCGAGCAGGTCTGACGAGGCTTCCTCGTCGCGTTTGAGTTGGGCGAGCAACTCTGCCTTACGACAGATGAAGGCGGCGGAGGTGGCGTAGTCAGCGGTGGATTGACTGATCGCGAGATCAAACGCTGCGAGCGCTTCATCGGTGAGTCCACGTTGCGCCAGCACATCTGCGGCTTCGCCGGCAGTGCGGCCCTTGCGAGGAAGGGCCTCAGCGAGAATCTTCCAGACGGCGGGGATTTCCTCGGGTTTGAAGGCCTTGTCCTTGGTCAGCGTGCTGATGAGGTTGGCAACATTGGTGCCGCTTTCGGGATAGCGTGGGCCAATCCATTCATCCTTCAGCAGGGCACCGACGAGTGCGGCCCGGTCTTCCGGCTTGCTGCGGAGCTTGGCGTCCTGGTTCATCGTGTCGAGATAGGCCCAGACGCGGAAGTGATCTGAAAGAGAGGCATTCAGTTTCTGCGCGCGGTCCACGGTGAGTGTCTTGCGCCAGGCGGTGATGGCTTCCGGGTGGCCTTCCAGGTGATGGATGAGAAGCTTCAGGCCGACAGCGTCTGAGACGTGCTCGCTGTACAGTTCATCCGGCGTCTTGGTGAGGATGTGATCCACGAATGCCAGCATGGCCGTGCGGTCAGGTTTCTGCTGGCTGCTCCACTGGTACGGCACTGCCCACAACGCATCCCACACACAGTTTCGTGCGACGGCCTTGCGGTAGTACTCGTGCTGGGTCGAGTCGGTGACCAGTGCCCTGTCGTAGGCTTCGATGGCGGCCTTCGTGTCGCCGCTCCAGAGCTTCCTGCCGATACTGGCCACCATGGGCTTGAGCCGGCGGTAGGATTCCTGGGAATTCTGGGACTTTGCCAGGGCAGCGATATCCACCTTGGCTGCGGCTTCGTCGAAGTCGGCGGAGAGTGGTTCGTAGCAGTAGTACTGCTGGCCGAACTCCTCAAGGCACGAGCGCTTCACCTCGGGATTGGTAAAGGTGATATCCTTCATCCGCTTCGTGAGCGCGAGCATGCGCTTGCGGCGGTCCGTGTAGTTGGGAATGGATGCCTGATCGGGCTTGGGCGGGTCTGGCAGGTTCGAGAGGATGACTTCGCTGAGGAAAACTGCATCCGCGTCTGCTTGTACGGTGGGCAATTGAGTCACGGCCTGCGCGACCTCGGCATTCCACACCAGGCTCTTCTCATAGGGGTATGTGATGGATGACGCGAATGCATGGGTCCACTCGACCGCATCCTTCACACGGCCTTCCGAGGCCAGCACCGCCAGGAAGGACGGGTCATCCCGAAGCTGATCGAGGAAGGAGAGGCGCATTTCCCCCAGCCACTTTTCATTGCCGGCATGGGCCGCCATGCGCAGGACATTCAAGATTGGCCAGTCATGCGGGTCATACACTGGGTTTTCACCCGGCGTCAGCAGGGCATTGCGTTTCTGCCAGGCTGCCCAGTGCGCCTGCGCGAGATTTTTCCATGCATCATCGGCTGGCAGACGGCACCATGCCTTGAGAAGCCAGCCGTATTGGTAGCCGTGCATGCACTGCAGCTTTTGTTGAGCGTCCAGCGAGAGCTGACCCGCCACCGCTGCGACTTCCACAGGAATGGATTCCGGGGCGCGGTAGCAAAGGTGATGGGTCAGAGCCAGCCTGGCGCGCGGGTGCAGCTTCTCATCCCGCAGGCGTGCGATCTCATGCTGCCACACTGCGTGCACTCCACCGAGTTCCGCGAGTGCCTTTTGCATGTCGGCATTTCCCCGCGCACCGGGATCCGTGGCCAGGAAGAATCGTCCGGCGAGAGCCAACTCCTTTGCCAGCGCTGACAGTGCCGTCATGGCAGGATCACTTGCGGCCTTCTCCGCCCATTGCAGCGTGGGGATGCGCTGAGTGAGGGGGAGGCGGGTGTAGAAGTCGTAGAAGGCCAGCGGCAGCAGGGTGTGCGGTGTATCGCCCAGCTCTTCCTGCAGTGCGGTCAGCATGGCTTGCGAGCTGCTGCCGGTGTTGATGGCACCGCCACCTTGCTTCCATGCATCATGCAGGGCCTGGCCCCATTTACAGTCGTGGGACCATCCATGCATGGTGAGATTGCCGCTCACATCCTCGTGAAAGAGCTGCATGGAGAGCCCCAGCATCCGTAGCTTGGGAGACTCCTTGATCGCCCTCGAGAGCATCTCGGAGCGGAGTGTCCATCCATTGCTGGCGGTGTAGTTGTTCCAATCCTCGGTCGCTTGCTTCGCCTCCATGAGCTTGCAGGCATGGTTGAAAAACTCCCCGGCCTTCTTCCTGTCGCTGGTGGAGAGCTCGATGAATTTCTTCACCAGCTCCTGCTCGTACTTCTCGTCATCGATCTGCAGCTCCTGCATCTTCTTCGCGGTCATCCACTTTTCCAGAAGGCCCTTCTGCTCCGCGAGTTCACCGGCGAAGATGGGCTTCAGTGCCTCCTTCATCACCGGGTCGAGCGTCGCCATGTTCTTGGCAGTGGCGGACACGTTCAGCCGGATCAGGGATGCCAGGCCGGGGACGCGATCTGCCGGAATGGTAGCCAGATCGAAACTGCGACGCTTGATGAACTCTGTAAGGGCCGCGTCCACATTTTGCTGAAGCATCACTTCCGTAAGGTCCACCCCAAAGGTGCGGGGCTTCGACTTCAGCGCTTCGCCCATCGCCTTGCGCACCTCGGGCTTACCTCTCACCACGCTGAAGATGTTGTGCACGATATTCTGCTCATTGAGCACGCGGATGGTGGTGGCTTCATTGAAGAACCCGGCCTCCTGCAGGAAGGCCATGCTTAGCCCAGCGTCCTCACCCACCTCGTTGATGTTTTGTGCGATGGTGTTGCGCATCCATTCGCCGTGATTGATCAAGCCGGTGATGATGGCGCCCTGCAAGGCAGCTGCCTTGGTCTTGGGACGCTCGGCCAGCGTGGAGAGCATCGTGCCCACATTGTAGGCATCGCGATCATTGAAGGAGCCGCCACGACCGTAGCGCGTGCTCACAAAGGCGCTCATGCGCTCAGGCCAGCGGTTCTGATGGGAACCGAGATAGGTGGCAATTACCTGCTGGATGAATGCAGCCGTGTCCGCCTCCGGTGCGAGCTTTGCCCGGGTTTCGAGATACAGTTGAAAGTAGCTGCCCTCGTTGTAGCTCGAGGTGCCTTTCATGAGGGATATCATCGGCTTGTCCAGCACGGGACCGCGGAGCTTGCGTTCGTCCCAGCGGTCCACCAGCCACACGGCGTGTTCGAGCTGGCGGTAACCCGAGCCAGAGCTTCCTGCGGTTGCGGTACGAAGGAAGGTTTCCGCAGAGTCGGAGAAATCCTGCGGTTCACTGGTCCACACACGCACCCTTGTTTTCAGGAGGGCAAATTCGCTGCGGTCCATCGACTGCTGCACGGCGGGGAGGATCTCCGACTCGATGGTTGAAGCCTGCCCATTCTTCCACGCGCGCCACACCAGAAACTCCGCCGGCTGCGGTCTCCAGAGCGCGGTGATTTCCTCGTAGGCGGAATACCTGCGTGGCTGCAACGGAGTCGGCATCTGACCGGAGGAATAGAATGCCTTTGATTTCGCGACGAGCTCCGTGGCCAGCGCAGCCAGCTCCTCGACATTGCCGCCCTCGTGCAAGACCAGTCCTGCATGCCAGGCGAATGCCGAAGGGGCCAGACGTGGATAGAGCATCATGGCCTTGCACAGCCGGTCCATTGCGGCGCGGCGCACCTTGAGCTCTGGAGCGTCTGGTTTGACGTAGTTGTAGCGTTTGTCGTCGTAGGGGTCCCTGTCGTACAGGTAGGGCAGGGACTTGCCGCCTCCATATGTGCGGCGGGCCAGCATCGCCGGGAGTTCCTGCACCCAGTCCAGGTCCGTGCGCATGCGCCGCGCGGCCTCATCACCGGCGTGCTTCTCCAGCACGGCGGACATGGCATTGAAGAGCGCCGCGCGGACATCCGTGGTCATGTTGCTGTCATTGGACAGTTCCACGATGATGTAGCCCAGTGCTTGGTTGAAGGCCTTGAGCGGCACGGTTTCCAACAGTGTGATGGCCTTCTGGGGATCCGTCGGGGCCATCAGCACGAGCAGGCGGATGCGTGAGATGTACGAATCCGGGTGCTTCTGCACGAGATCTTCATAGACCTGGCGCGCGAGTACCTTTTCGCCGGCAATCTCCAACAGAGAGGCGTATTCCTCCTGCCTTGCGAGAGCCGCGCCAAGGCCGGGATTGAGGGCGGCCACGAGTTTCGTTTTGGCGTCGGGGAAGTTCAGCCGTCGCATGAGCGTGGCGCCTTCCTGAACTGCATAGCCGCTGTTGCCATCCCAATAGGAGGAGCGGATGGTGCGCAGTTCAGCGACGACCGCCTTGATGGCCTCGGCCGGATCGTTCTTGGCCAGGGCCTTCTCCACTCGGGTGCGGCTGGTTTGCCGCGAATAGCCTCCCGAACTTCCACGCTGGGGCTGGGGAGTCGGAGCCAGCGCGGCCAGCCGCTTCCATTGCTCTGACTCCTCCTTGAGCCCGAGGGTGGCAAAGGCCTCGGCGAGTTCATCACGCTGCCGGGCATCCAGCTTGGCGCTTCGCAGGCGCCTCGCGGCCTGCTGACCCGCCTCTGCGAAGGGTGCCATCTTCTCCTTTTCCTTCAGGTTCGTGACAGCATGGACGATTGCGGCATCCACCTCGGCACGGCGGGCGCCGTCCATGGGGAATGCCTGCATGCGCACCAGCAGCTTCAGCGCGCGCTCATGGTCCCCGGCGGTACCTGCGTAGCTGGCTGCGAGGAGCAGGTCATCGAGCGTGACATCGTCCCTCC
Protein-coding regions in this window:
- a CDS encoding tetratricopeptide repeat protein; the protein is MGIRLTLVLGLMMLAAAPVLAQTQAQTEPPEKARRYLDMLRKRPQFGVVFERFLDAWYEASTPDELGKHLIAVAAKPEAKAGDHLLLALFETRRGNEADAVTAFKKGLAADPGNPPAWQELARLQVRMLDFTQALDSLDKALQQKPDKTLAVEIEKQRGRVLLRTGKPEDALTAWRKLLEAHADDEDLAEEVVDVQLDEGLYTEAVALMKSLIDKTKDAYTKVTRRMRLADIYLRAGMKAEALEQLSEVVRQSGYDTWIESEALAQTDQIFRREDNLSGLAGHLEKLATAEDKRVAIKRHLARVQAETGLKDQAFATYKDLLARTPGRRDLREGYLDLLERFGNFTEAIPQTKLLLEQNPGDKELHLRLAAQQQHSGDTKAASASLDAYLAMPGATEYDHLRVAMQLENWGRKDDAKTAFEKLIVTFPQSTSAREAQAHFLHRTGSREQALAIWKELAAKGDQEQVLAVSQALLARQEAKAAHEVLMSRLGEFGKDPRYLAPLLTAAISVKEEKAAVPLALDRVRLTIDPGMLEDSIRQAVQILENAQQVPTTIKSLQGQPALSIAERCLLATLFEESGEKETSERTLREASAEHALLAQTRLVGLIESRQDWPRAAQELEKLIALPEGRNSQHLQRLVDLKDRSGEPEAALKVALEWKTLSPGALQPWLTEAALLTQLNKPQESIKILRAASRKFEDDDNVAAALANAYADAGQFGDAERIFLRLVEKAESLDDKIRWVAALAQAAQSRNAIKDVTANFQERQRRNREDATPWLALAEIARVTNNDAERRRCLVEASRLRPKDIDLLHQIARVEEDTGNFKQAMQTLEKAAALDTGWRTKQAIAMTQLRSGDEETGFRLLGDLMGGSAIDPKDALRLAEAMMARQHWDKAVAFLTPLVAKHPADYRLRYVKAIAQYQSTDASGAITEFLQVAAAKEEVEEVLKKALPSLQSSWEKSYYGNLDKTSPPGTSDIYRTLRAMYEATQYRQRYQRSSTALSSGVKVPKDVSTARRYALANLIQLHADADTAERTRIATSLEASGTGQVKVLLAFEPNEQASWNVTVVEEALEANPSDPLLQMFGVEFNGGSGSGSRTLPIEQCRAAFDVLKEKYPLPAFRAAVAAVKSDTDVGLPMLEKALADMENAKDINASLTSELARMLGGGQNSSRVEQQRIDLPDPLRKKLRAAMVRNFTTQPPAKPGSFDYSILYSANACRAEGAWEDYITLWNHFMKTLREADVATQKSMKAWSYRSSSQNSALLRPLPFPTSDSLPGLFSMMMQFVDPFNPGSQNYARPGPEDDYAAIVPLLDKVEDPSMRIALAYKASQSKRVEEELQARSGRDDVTLDDLLLAASYAGTAGDHERALKLLVRMQAFPMDGARRAEVDAAIVHAVTNLKEKEKMAPFAEAGQQAARRLRSAKLDARQRDELAEAFATLGLKEESEQWKRLAALAPTPQPQRGSSGGYSRQTSRTRVEKALAKNDPAEAIKAVVAELRTIRSSYWDGNSGYAVQEGATLMRRLNFPDAKTKLVAALNPGLGAALARQEEYASLLEIAGEKVLARQVYEDLVQKHPDSYISRIRLLVLMAPTDPQKAITLLETVPLKAFNQALGYIIVELSNDSNMTTDVRAALFNAMSAVLEKHAGDEAARRMRTDLDWVQELPAMLARRTYGGGKSLPYLYDRDPYDDKRYNYVKPDAPELKVRRAAMDRLCKAMMLYPRLAPSAFAWHAGLVLHEGGNVEELAALATELVAKSKAFYSSGQMPTPLQPRRYSAYEEITALWRPQPAEFLVWRAWKNGQASTIESEILPAVQQSMDRSEFALLKTRVRVWTSEPQDFSDSAETFLRTATAGSSGSGYRQLEHAVWLVDRWDERKLRGPVLDKPMISLMKGTSSYNEGSYFQLYLETRAKLAPEADTAAFIQQVIATYLGSHQNRWPERMSAFVSTRYGRGGSFNDRDAYNVGTMLSTLAERPKTKAAALQGAIITGLINHGEWMRNTIAQNINEVGEDAGLSMAFLQEAGFFNEATTIRVLNEQNIVHNIFSVVRGKPEVRKAMGEALKSKPRTFGVDLTEVMLQQNVDAALTEFIKRRSFDLATIPADRVPGLASLIRLNVSATAKNMATLDPVMKEALKPIFAGELAEQKGLLEKWMTAKKMQELQIDDEKYEQELVKKFIELSTSDRKKAGEFFNHACKLMEAKQATEDWNNYTASNGWTLRSEMLSRAIKESPKLRMLGLSMQLFHEDVSGNLTMHGWSHDCKWGQALHDAWKQGGGAINTGSSSQAMLTALQEELGDTPHTLLPLAFYDFYTRLPLTQRIPTLQWAEKAASDPAMTALSALAKELALAGRFFLATDPGARGNADMQKALAELGGVHAVWQHEIARLRDEKLHPRARLALTHHLCYRAPESIPVEVAAVAGQLSLDAQQKLQCMHGYQYGWLLKAWCRLPADDAWKNLAQAHWAAWQKRNALLTPGENPVYDPHDWPILNVLRMAAHAGNEKWLGEMRLSFLDQLRDDPSFLAVLASEGRVKDAVEWTHAFASSITYPYEKSLVWNAEVAQAVTQLPTVQADADAVFLSEVILSNLPDPPKPDQASIPNYTDRRKRMLALTKRMKDITFTNPEVKRSCLEEFGQQYYCYEPLSADFDEAAAKVDIAALAKSQNSQESYRRLKPMVASIGRKLWSGDTKAAIEAYDRALVTDSTQHEYYRKAVARNCVWDALWAVPYQWSSQQKPDRTAMLAFVDHILTKTPDELYSEHVSDAVGLKLLIHHLEGHPEAITAWRKTLTVDRAQKLNASLSDHFRVWAYLDTMNQDAKLRSKPEDRAALVGALLKDEWIGPRYPESGTNVANLISTLTKDKAFKPEEIPAVWKILAEALPRKGRTAGEAADVLAQRGLTDEALAAFDLAISQSTADYATSAAFICRKAELLAQLKRDEEASSDLLALDEKKMGPGAKSQRAALLKRLQQPKEGAVSQ